The DNA sequence AAGCTCGTTCTGAAAACGTACCAGCTCGAGTTGTAGAGCGCGATGGCGAACCGTTGCCAGCTGATATGTCATTCGTCGAAGGGCGATTAAATTTCTATATCGAGGACGGTGTAGTGGTTGACGTTGTAGTCGAAAAATCCGGACAATAGGTAGTAGCGGTTTATTATATTTAATTCAAAAATAGTTGACACGAAATAGTTTAGCTGCTAAACTATCTGCTGAATTATGAATCGCGAACAACATATCGAAGCAATATTCAAGAATTTCCACGCCATCAAGCGAGCCTATTCTCACGGTAGCCGGTTTTCTCACCGGCACTTTGGCGTGACTATGACCCAAGCATCAGTTTTAATGCTATTGATGCACGAAGGACGCAAAACCATGAGTGAGGTAGCGCTGGCTCTAGGTGTATCAAAAAGCGCTGCGACGCAGCTCCTAGACAGCTTGATTGAGCAAGGCTTTGTCGAGCGGACACAGGATGAAAAAGATCGACGGGTTGCTTATGTTGAATTATCGCGCAATGGGCTCCGACACTTTAGACGTGTTCGTCGCGGTGGTGCAAGGCAAATAACACAACTATTTGATCTGTTAACCGACGAGGAACTACAGCAAATAGAAACTATAACTGCAAAATTAGTAAATAGAACAAAGGAAATTCAACGATGATGAAATTATTTAAGTACCTAAAACCATATATATGGCTGATAATACCATTAGTAATTTTAACGTACCTACAAGTTATGGCAAACTTGCAGCTGCCGGATTATATGGCAAAGATTATTAACGAAGGCATTATCACCGAGGATATGCATGCTATCTATGTAAATGGCGGTCTCATGCTACTAATTACGCTAGGCGGTGGCATTGCAGCAGTTGGAGTAGGTTATCTAGCGGCTCGCATTGCTACCAGTTTTGCACGTGATATTCGACAAAAAGTTTTTGAAAAAGTCGAGAGTTTTTCTATAGCCGAATTTAACAAATTCTCTACTGCCTCATTAATCACCCGTTCAACAAACGATATTCAGCAAATTCAGACAGTCACAGTTATGATTTTTAGGTTAGTGCTAATGGCGCCATTTATGGCAATTGGCGCCCTTCAAAATGCTATTCAGAACGCACCTGAACTTAGTTGGATTATAGCCGTTTCGGTCGTGGCTCTACTAGCGGTTATTATTTTCCTATTCATATTTGCCCTGCCCAAATTCAAAGCTCTCCAGAAAATGGTCGATAGATTAAATCTTGTGACGCGTGAGAATCTGACAGGTCTGCGCGTGGTGCGAGCCTTTAATAATGAAAAAGTTGAGGAGAAAAAGTTTGATGCCGCTAACCGAGATTTGATGAAACTCAATCTATTTGTTAATCGCCTGATGATTATCTTGCAGCCATTTATGATGTTACTCATGAACATTGCCCTAGTCCTCATTGTTTGGTTTGGCGCACAATTGGTGAGCAGCGGCACAACAGAAATAGGTAACATGATGGCGTTCATGCAGTACGCTACTCAGGTCATCATGTCGTTTTTGATGATTTCAATCATTTTTATTATGGTTCCACGCGCATCGGTTTCGGCCAAGCGCGTCAGCGAAGTTATTGACACTGAACCAACGATTCATGATCCAAAATATCCGAAAAAGCCGAGTCACGATGGTCACGGTAGAGTTGAATTTCGTGATGTGACCTTTACCTATCCGGATGCCGACAGCCCGGTACTATCGGGAATCAGTTTTACGGCCGAACCGGGACAGACTACAGCGTTTATCGGTAGTACTGGCAGCGGTAAATCGACGCTTATCAGTTTAATACCTCGTTTTTATGATGTATCAGCTGGTCAGGTGTTAGTTGATGGTGTCGATGTGCGGGACTTGCGCCTCAAAGATCTTTACGGACAGATTGGGTACGTGCCACAAAAAGGCGTGTTGTTTTCGGGAACCGTCAAAAGTAACATTGCCTATGGCAATGCCAAAGCCTCGGATACAGATGTAAACCAAGCTGCTAAAACTGCGCAAGCCAGCGAATTCATCAAAAAGTTAGATGGCGGTATCGATAGCGACATCGCCCAAGGCGGCTCGAATGTGT is a window from the Candidatus Saccharibacteria bacterium genome containing:
- a CDS encoding MarR family transcriptional regulator; the encoded protein is MNREQHIEAIFKNFHAIKRAYSHGSRFSHRHFGVTMTQASVLMLLMHEGRKTMSEVALALGVSKSAATQLLDSLIEQGFVERTQDEKDRRVAYVELSRNGLRHFRRVRRGGARQITQLFDLLTDEELQQIETITAKLVNRTKEIQR
- a CDS encoding ABC transporter ATP-binding protein; this translates as MMKLFKYLKPYIWLIIPLVILTYLQVMANLQLPDYMAKIINEGIITEDMHAIYVNGGLMLLITLGGGIAAVGVGYLAARIATSFARDIRQKVFEKVESFSIAEFNKFSTASLITRSTNDIQQIQTVTVMIFRLVLMAPFMAIGALQNAIQNAPELSWIIAVSVVALLAVIIFLFIFALPKFKALQKMVDRLNLVTRENLTGLRVVRAFNNEKVEEKKFDAANRDLMKLNLFVNRLMIILQPFMMLLMNIALVLIVWFGAQLVSSGTTEIGNMMAFMQYATQVIMSFLMISIIFIMVPRASVSAKRVSEVIDTEPTIHDPKYPKKPSHDGHGRVEFRDVTFTYPDADSPVLSGISFTAEPGQTTAFIGSTGSGKSTLISLIPRFYDVSAGQVLVDGVDVRDLRLKDLYGQIGYVPQKGVLFSGTVKSNIAYGNAKASDTDVNQAAKTAQASEFIKKLDGGIDSDIAQGGSNVSGGQKQRLSIARALAVKPKIYIFDDSFSALDFKTDAALRKALEAETKDRTVLIVGQRISTIMNADKIIVLDEGKIVGQGTHRELMKQSKVYKEIAYSQLSDEELAAIETNGKETK